A region from the Pseudomonadota bacterium genome encodes:
- a CDS encoding glycosyltransferase: MSSSLSVVIPALNEIELLPDNTQALLSLACVDEVIVVDGGSTDGTVEWLEQHSARQSKLSFTHSLPGRALQMNAGAQIAKGDWLLFHHADSALSGAGVQAIGEL; this comes from the coding sequence ATGAGTAGCTCCTTAAGCGTGGTGATTCCCGCCTTAAACGAAATCGAGTTGTTGCCAGACAATACCCAGGCACTGCTCAGCCTGGCATGCGTTGATGAGGTAATCGTCGTCGACGGCGGCAGCACAGACGGCACCGTTGAGTGGTTAGAGCAGCATAGCGCCAGGCAGAGCAAACTTTCCTTCACACACAGCCTGCCGGGACGCGCACTCCAGATGAATGCCGGTGCGCAAATCGCCAAGGGAGACTGGCTGCTGTTTCATCACGCAGATTCAGCACTATCAGGTGCAGGCGTGCAGGCAATCGGCGAACT
- a CDS encoding tetratricopeptide repeat protein yields the protein MRTIGISTTKRRKWLRSWIPLLCLVPGAALLPADSLGAEAECLAIEQAFAHNNVATLKNLVPSKPQWQALKQFRLAAAYIPADENKAALQAVRNGLKTVKRALQADPHDTEMLIMGAMLDGQYVLLRRWRFFLNGRRGLRRLNRAEAQQPNNPRIALVRGTAKFLLPGILGGNAKEAQATFFRALYQHPDSFAQSVLCRDGQWAQVDLLNWLARSYQENGDPEQAQATFAQALEHSPDNHWVRLAMAGEGYEWQPESGELNQNE from the coding sequence ATGCGTACGATTGGGATCTCAACAACCAAGCGCCGTAAGTGGCTGCGCTCCTGGATTCCACTTTTGTGTCTCGTGCCGGGCGCTGCGCTGCTCCCTGCGGATTCCCTTGGCGCCGAGGCGGAATGCCTGGCCATCGAACAGGCGTTTGCGCACAACAATGTTGCAACCCTTAAGAACCTTGTCCCCAGCAAACCTCAATGGCAGGCACTAAAGCAGTTTCGCCTGGCCGCCGCTTACATTCCTGCGGACGAAAACAAAGCCGCGCTACAGGCGGTACGCAACGGTCTAAAAACCGTCAAACGTGCGCTGCAAGCGGATCCTCATGACACAGAAATGCTGATCATGGGGGCCATGCTGGACGGTCAATACGTCCTGCTACGTCGCTGGCGCTTCTTTCTCAATGGTCGTCGCGGACTGCGGCGTTTAAACCGCGCAGAGGCACAGCAGCCGAACAATCCCCGCATTGCGCTGGTGCGTGGCACCGCTAAGTTTTTGTTGCCGGGGATCCTCGGTGGCAACGCCAAAGAAGCGCAAGCAACGTTTTTTCGCGCGCTTTACCAACACCCTGACTCTTTTGCACAGAGCGTCCTATGCCGCGACGGGCAGTGGGCGCAGGTTGATCTGCTGAACTGGCTGGCCCGCAGCTACCAAGAAAACGGTGACCCGGAACAAGCTCAAGCCACGTTTGCGCAAGCTCTCGAGCATTCCCCCGACAATCACTGGGTACGATTGGCCATGGCTGGCGAAGGCTATGAATGGCAGCCTGAATCTGGGGAGCTCAACCAGAATGAGTAG